The following are encoded together in the Anoplopoma fimbria isolate UVic2021 breed Golden Eagle Sablefish chromosome 13, Afim_UVic_2022, whole genome shotgun sequence genome:
- the piwil2 gene encoding piwi-like protein 2: MDPKKLPELSMPGVPWLGRSRGLLLSAEGPGVGRARGFPTSGDTPQGRGVTLPITDLMVGRARGLLFQSAEPKVGVARGAILHNLEPQHGQTPPVETTTRDLTEGTSALTRKEVDMPTLGPRSALVSMFRGMGIEPSMTSWGRGTAPVGRGAAGDLGGVKLQGAPVGVISSPESISQFKDVMGRGDHGRGLSPQTMVGLGRAAMPHLGVARGRTLPPFPPGPVEFVSPASEQQAAQHTQTSHTGTTTPVPTTQDVLLSAVGPAKMELKMEAVREPLNKAGTKGAPITIGSNYIPIRCKNEAVYQYHVTFTPNVESMAMRFGMMKDHRSATGEVVAFDGSILFLPVKLNDVVVLKSLRRTDNEEIEIRIQMTKILPPNSDLCIPFYNVVLRRVMKIIGLKLVGRNHYDPESAVILGKHRLQVWPGYSTGIKRTDGGLYLNVDVSHKVLRNDSVLNVMNTLYQQSKENFQDECTKELIGSIVITRYNNRTYRIDAIEWNKSPKDTFTLMDGTNTTFVEYYSKNYGITIKEMDQPLLMHRPKERSKPGGKQIITGEILLVPELSFMTGIPEKMRKDFRSMKDLTMHINVNGEQYTHAIKQLLKNISTNPESLKELSRWGLDIDSEIMVTRGRTLPLETICLQSSSFTGGADLSWSREVVRDASISSIPLNIWAIFYPRRCAEQAEELVSTFNKVAGPIGFRLERPIRVELRDDRTETYIKSIHSQLTNEPNMQLVVCIMVGNRDDLYSAIKKLCCVKSPIPSQAINIRTISQQQKLKSVAQKILLQMNSKLGGELWTVNVPLKHLMVVGVDVHHDTSKAHQSVMGFVASVNSSLTRWYSRVTFQTPNEELINGFRVCLLAALQKYYEVNHNLPEKIVVYRDGVSDGQLKMVEQYEIPQLIKCFETFPSYEPKLVFIVVQKRISTTLYSWTANRVGTPPPGTVLDHTLTQKDWVDFYLLAHSIRQGCGLPTHYVSLYNTANLTPDHLQRLTFKMCHLYWNWPGTIRVPAPCKYAHKLAFLSGQYLHSEPAIQLSDKLFFL, translated from the exons ATGGATCCAAAGAAGCTTCCCGAGCTCAGCATGCCAGGCGTTCCTTGGTTGGGACGTAGTAGAgggctgctgctctctgcagaAGGGCCTGGTGTCGGACGAGCCAGAGGTTTCCCCACATCTGGCGATACCCCACAAGGACGAGGAGTGACTCTACCAATTACTGACCTTATGGTTGGCCGAGCCAGAGGGCTGCTCTTCCAATCAGCTGAACCAAAGGTAGGGGTGGCGAGAGGTGCAATCCTGCATAATCTGGAGCCGCAGCATGGACAGACGCCTCCAGTTGAAACTACGACGCGAGACCTTACAGAGGGGACCTCTGCTTTGACAAGAAAAGAG GTTGACATGCCTACCCTTGGTCCAAGATCAGCACTGGTCTCAATGTTTAGAGGAATGGGCATTGAGCCCTCAATGACTTCATGGGGAAGAGGAACAGCACCAGTGG gaagaggagcagctggagattTGGGTGGTGTGAAGCTGCAAGGTGCCCCAGTAGGTGTCATCAGCAGTCCAGAAAGCATCAGCCAATTTAAAGATGTGATGGGCAGAGG TGACCATGGCCGAGGTTTGTCCCCTCAGACGATGGTGGGGCTTGGAAGAGCAGCAATGCCTCACCTTGGAGTAGCAAGAGGACGcactcttcctccttttcctccaggTCCTGTCGAGTTTGTTTCTCCAGCCTCTGAGCAACAAGCAGCCCAACACACTCAGACCTCCCACACAG GAACCACGACCCCGGTGCCCACTACTCAAGATGTATTGCTTTCTGCTGTTGGACCGGCAAAGATGGAGCTGAAAATGGAGGCAGTCCG TGAACCACTCAATAAGGCTGGAACAAAAGGAGCTCCTATAACTATTGGATCAAACTACATCCCGATTCGATGTAAGAATGAAGCAGTTTATCAGTACCATGTTACATTCAC TCCAAATGTTGAATCAATGGCGATGCGTTTTGGCATGATGAAGGATCACCGCTCGGCCACAGGAGAAGTAGTAGCTTTTGATGGCTCCATACTCTTCCTGCCTGTTAAACTGAATGAC GTGGTTGTTCTCAAGAGTTTGAGACGAACCGATAATGAGGAAATAGAGATACGAATCCAGATGACGAAGATTTTGCCACCCAACTCGGATCTATGCATCCCATTCTACAATGTGGTGCTCAggag ggTAATGAAAATCATCGGGCTGAAGCTGGTGGGTCGAAATCATTACGATCCAGAAAGCGCAGTCATTCTTGGAAAGCATCG GTTGCAAGTGTGGCCGGGTTATTCAACCGGTATCAAGCGCACAGATGGAGGCCTGTACCTGAATGTGGATGTGTCTCACAAAGTCCTGCGAAATGACTCTGTGCTGAATGTCAT GAACACGTTGTACCAACAGAGCAAAGAGAACTTCCAAGACGAATGCACCAAGGAGCTCATCGGCAGCATCGTCATCACCCGCTACAACAACCGCACCTACCGCATTGATGCCATTGAATGGAACAAATCGCCCAAAGACACCTTCACTTTGATGGATGGCACAAATACCACCTTTGTGGAATACTACAG CAAGAACTATGGGATTACAATCAAAGAGATGGACCAACCTCTGCTCATGCATCGGCCGAAGGAGAGGTCCAAGCCAGGAGGGAAG CAAATCATTACTGGAGAGATCCTTCTAGTACCAGAGCTTTCCTTTATGACGGGAATCCCAGAGAAAATGAGGAAGGACTTCAGATCTATGAAG GACCTGACCATGCACATCAATGTGAACGGTGAGCAGTACACCCACGCGATAAAACAGCTTCTAAAGAACATCAGCACCAATCCTGAGAGTTTGAAGGAGCTCAGCCGATGGGGGCTGGACATTGACTCAGAAATCATGGTG ACTAGAGGTAGAACTCTTCCGCTTGAAACCATCTGTCTGCAGTCTTCATCCTTTACCGGCGGTGCTGATTTGTCCTGGTCCAGAGAGGTTGTTAGGGATGCTTCTATCAGCTCT ATCCCATTAAACATCTGGGCCATCTTCTACCCTCGGCGTTGTGCCGAGCAGGCTGAAGAGCTGGTTTCCACCTTTAACAAGGTGGCCGGGCCTATTGGTTTCCGTCTGGAGCGACCGATTCGTGTGGAGCTGAGGGATGATCGCACTGAGACGTACATCAAGAGCATCCACTCCCAGCTCACCAATGAG CCCAATATGCAGCTCGTAGTGTGCATCATGGTTGGCAACAGAGACGATCTCTACAGTGCCATCAAGAAGCTCTGCTGTGTCAAAAGTCCCATCCCATCCCAG GCCATCAACATCCGGACAATTTCCCAGCAACAGAAGTTAAAGAGTGTAGCCCAAAAGATACTCCTGCAGATGAACAGCAAGTTGGGAGGAGAACTGTGGACTGTCAATGTCCCTCTG AAACACTTGATGGTGGTGGGAGTTGATGTCCACCATGACACCAGCAAGGCGCATCAATCAGTCATGGGCTTTGTCGCAAGTGTGAACag CTCACTGACTCGCTGGTACTCGCGAGTAACTTTCCAGACACCCAATGAGGAACTGATCAATGGCTTCAGAGTTTGCTTACTGGCTGCACTGCAGAAGTACTACGAG GTGAACCACAACTTGCCAGAGAAGATTGTGGTGTACCGGGATGGTGTGTCAGATGGTCAGCTGAAGATGGTGGAGCAGTATGAGATCCCACAGTTGATCAAATGCTTTGAGACTTTCCCCAGCTATGAGCCCAAGTTGGTCTTTATTGTGGTCCAAAAGCGCATCAGCACCACCCTCTACTCCTGGACTGCAAACAGAGTGGGCACACCTCCACCTGGAACTGTTCTGGATCACACCCTCACTCAGAAAGACTG